Proteins from a single region of Saccharospirillaceae bacterium:
- a CDS encoding TetR/AcrR family transcriptional regulator yields the protein MPTAVDGRRRLQPEERRRLLLTYAVEVFALRGIGRGGHTEIAEMGGVSVATVFNYFKTREALVEAVLEDVDNFLISLAESVYSEEDDPVQAIRTHIKAFLNACEENPSYIKVWLEWSASVREETWPSYLEFQNKLLDMIAKQVDKGVKKGLMEPGLAPKERARWALGNAQMLVSMVFDPNGKPRGMEKMVERGFDHMLGVKG from the coding sequence ATGCCAACAGCCGTTGATGGTCGCCGTCGTTTGCAACCGGAAGAACGCAGACGTTTATTACTAACCTATGCAGTTGAAGTGTTCGCACTCAGAGGGATTGGTCGCGGCGGGCATACAGAGATTGCTGAAATGGGAGGAGTGTCAGTCGCCACTGTTTTCAATTATTTCAAAACACGTGAAGCATTGGTAGAAGCTGTTTTGGAAGACGTTGACAACTTTTTAATCTCCCTGGCCGAATCTGTTTACAGCGAAGAAGACGATCCGGTTCAAGCCATTCGTACTCACATCAAAGCGTTTCTCAATGCCTGCGAAGAAAATCCGTCATACATTAAAGTATGGTTGGAATGGAGCGCCTCCGTTCGTGAAGAAACCTGGCCATCGTATCTGGAGTTCCAGAATAAATTACTTGATATGATTGCTAAGCAAGTGGACAAAGGGGTTAAAAAAGGCCTTATGGAACCAGGCCTGGCTCCGAAAGAACGTGCGCGCTGGGCGCTCGGTAATGCTCAGATGTTGGTGTCGATGGTATTTGATCCAAACGGAAAACCACGTGGCATGGAGAAAATGGTTGAGCGTGGCTTCGACCACATGCTGGGTGTTAAGGGCTAA
- the carA gene encoding glutamine-hydrolyzing carbamoyl-phosphate synthase small subunit has product MSTPAILALEDGSIFKGTAIGAEGLSVGEVVFNTSMTGYQEILTDPSYANQIVTLTYPHIGNYGVNREDEESRGIFAKGLVIRDLPLIASNFRSEKALDEYLKENNILGIADIDTRRLTRILREKGSLDGCIIAGEDAASEESIARAIAAAKEFPGLKGMDLAKEVTATDSYKWTEQDWTLGQGFGELKEGKYKVVAYDFGVKRNILRLLAERGCDLTVVPAQTPAADVLAMNPDGIFLSNGPGDPEPCTYAIEAIQQILETDIPVFGICLGHQLLALASGAKTVKMPHGHHGGNHPVQDLDSGVVMITSQNHGFAVDEASLPANIKATHKSLFDGTLQGIELTDKPAFSFQGHPEASPGPRDVAPLFDRFIDLIEAAKK; this is encoded by the coding sequence TTGTCTACGCCAGCCATTCTAGCTCTTGAGGACGGCAGCATCTTCAAAGGTACCGCTATCGGTGCCGAAGGTCTGTCTGTGGGAGAGGTGGTGTTTAACACCTCCATGACCGGTTATCAGGAGATCCTGACTGACCCATCCTACGCTAACCAGATTGTCACTCTGACTTACCCACATATCGGTAACTACGGTGTTAACCGCGAGGACGAAGAGTCTCGCGGTATCTTCGCCAAAGGACTGGTGATTCGTGATTTGCCTCTGATTGCTTCTAACTTCCGCAGCGAAAAAGCGTTGGATGAATACCTGAAGGAAAATAACATCCTGGGCATTGCCGATATCGATACCCGTCGCCTGACCCGTATTCTGCGTGAAAAAGGCTCGCTAGATGGTTGTATCATTGCTGGTGAAGATGCCGCTTCTGAAGAAAGCATTGCTAGAGCGATTGCAGCGGCAAAAGAATTCCCAGGCCTGAAAGGTATGGACCTGGCGAAGGAAGTGACGGCTACTGACAGCTACAAATGGACCGAGCAAGACTGGACTCTGGGCCAAGGCTTCGGCGAATTGAAAGAAGGCAAATACAAAGTTGTTGCATACGACTTCGGTGTTAAGCGCAACATCCTGCGTCTGTTAGCTGAACGTGGTTGTGACCTGACGGTTGTTCCGGCTCAGACACCTGCTGCGGACGTGCTGGCGATGAACCCGGACGGCATCTTCTTATCCAATGGCCCAGGTGACCCAGAGCCATGCACGTATGCCATCGAAGCGATCCAGCAAATTCTGGAAACCGACATTCCGGTGTTTGGTATCTGTTTAGGTCATCAGCTGCTGGCGTTAGCATCTGGTGCAAAAACGGTGAAAATGCCGCACGGCCACCACGGTGGTAACCATCCGGTTCAGGATCTGGATTCTGGTGTAGTAATGATTACGTCTCAGAACCACGGTTTCGCCGTAGACGAAGCCTCACTTCCAGCAAACATCAAAGCGACTCATAAGTCTCTGTTCGATGGCACTTTGCAGGGTATCGAGCTGACCGATAAGCCAGCGTTCAGCTTCCAGGGTCACCCGGAAGCAAGCCCGGGTCCACGTGACGTTGCCCCATTATTTGATCGTTTCATCGATCTGATCGAAGCCGCTAAGAAGTAG